In Halobaculum limi, one DNA window encodes the following:
- a CDS encoding DHH family phosphoesterase, which yields MTDSAAGDSGDDGTGGSRSVVYDLDAACTRTDVEVGARYRAVVNGVVDYGVFVDISDHVSGLLHESNLDGQTFDVGDELVVLLEELKDNGDVSFDLADVDLDEADVLAVEHEPEITAVDEAVVGDDVTVEGELVQIKQTGGPTIFHVADESGILAAAAFEEAGVRAYPEVELGDLVRVSGSVEQHEGARQLEVGDISLLTGETADAARERLDEAMRDRAEPEPVDPLVEWEAFEKLRPELEDVARTLRRTVLEGRPIRIRHHADGDGMCAAIPVQLALERFIESVHEGDDAARHNLKRLPSKAPFYEMEDVTRDLNFALEGRARHGQKLPFLLMLDNGSTEEDVPAYKNLAHYDVPIAVVDHHHPDPEAVDDLLDHHVNPYIHDEDYRITTGMMCVELARLIDPGVTDELRHVPAVAGLSDRSKAEVMDEFLTLADDAGYDREAIEDIGEALDYAAHWLRYSEGKTLVSDVLNVGSEDAERHRELVEFLSTRAERDVREQLDAVEPHVEHERLDSDAHLYRIDLENFAKRFTYPAPGKTTGELHDRKVRATGEPVITIGYGPDFAVLRSDGVRLDIPQMVTELNEEVVGGGVSGGGHLVVGSIKFVEGRREDVIDALVEKMADAELDEELSTTIELDD from the coding sequence ATGACTGATTCCGCCGCCGGGGATTCCGGCGACGATGGAACGGGAGGTTCCCGTTCTGTGGTCTACGACCTCGATGCTGCCTGTACGCGAACCGACGTGGAGGTGGGCGCTCGCTACCGCGCCGTCGTCAACGGCGTCGTCGACTACGGCGTCTTCGTCGACATCTCCGATCACGTCTCCGGCCTGCTTCACGAGTCGAATCTGGACGGTCAGACGTTCGATGTCGGCGACGAACTCGTCGTCCTCCTCGAAGAACTGAAAGACAACGGCGACGTGTCGTTCGACCTCGCCGACGTCGACCTCGACGAGGCCGACGTACTTGCCGTCGAGCACGAACCCGAGATTACGGCCGTCGACGAGGCAGTCGTCGGCGACGACGTGACCGTCGAGGGCGAACTCGTCCAGATCAAACAGACGGGCGGCCCGACCATCTTCCACGTCGCCGACGAGTCGGGCATCCTCGCGGCCGCCGCCTTCGAGGAGGCCGGTGTCCGCGCGTACCCCGAGGTCGAACTCGGTGACCTCGTCCGCGTCTCCGGCAGCGTCGAGCAACACGAGGGCGCACGCCAGTTGGAGGTGGGTGACATCTCCCTGCTGACCGGCGAGACGGCCGACGCCGCTCGCGAACGCCTCGACGAGGCGATGCGCGATCGCGCCGAACCCGAGCCTGTCGACCCGTTGGTCGAGTGGGAGGCGTTCGAGAAACTCCGCCCGGAACTGGAAGACGTCGCGCGCACCCTGCGCCGAACGGTGCTTGAAGGCCGTCCGATCCGCATCCGCCACCACGCCGACGGGGACGGGATGTGTGCGGCCATCCCGGTGCAACTCGCACTCGAACGCTTCATCGAGTCTGTCCACGAGGGCGACGACGCCGCCCGGCACAACCTCAAGCGCCTGCCGAGCAAGGCGCCGTTCTACGAGATGGAAGACGTCACGCGCGACCTCAACTTCGCGCTGGAGGGCCGTGCCCGCCACGGACAGAAACTCCCCTTCCTCCTGATGCTCGACAACGGGTCGACCGAGGAAGACGTCCCCGCGTACAAGAACCTCGCCCACTACGACGTGCCAATCGCCGTCGTCGACCACCACCACCCCGACCCCGAGGCAGTGGACGACCTGCTTGACCACCACGTCAACCCCTACATCCACGACGAGGACTACCGCATCACGACGGGGATGATGTGCGTCGAACTCGCCCGCCTCATCGACCCCGGTGTGACGGACGAACTCCGCCACGTCCCCGCGGTCGCCGGCCTGTCGGACCGCTCGAAGGCCGAGGTGATGGACGAGTTCCTCACGCTGGCCGACGACGCCGGCTACGACCGCGAGGCCATCGAAGACATCGGCGAGGCGCTCGACTACGCCGCCCACTGGCTCCGCTACAGCGAGGGCAAGACACTCGTGAGCGACGTGCTCAACGTCGGCAGTGAGGACGCCGAGCGCCACCGCGAACTCGTCGAGTTCCTCTCGACGCGCGCGGAACGCGACGTGCGCGAGCAGTTGGACGCGGTCGAACCCCACGTCGAACACGAGCGCCTCGACTCCGACGCGCACCTGTACCGCATCGACTTGGAGAACTTCGCCAAGCGGTTCACCTACCCCGCACCGGGCAAGACGACGGGCGAACTCCACGACCGGAAGGTTCGCGCCACCGGCGAACCGGTCATCACTATCGGCTACGGGCCGGACTTCGCCGTCCTCCGTTCGGACGGCGTCCGTCTCGACATCCCGCAGATGGTGACGGAACTCAACGAGGAGGTTGTCGGCGGCGGCGTCTCCGGCGGCGGCCACCTCGTCGTCGGCTCTATCAAGTTCGTCGAGGGGCGTCGAGAGGACGTCATCGACGCACTCGTCGAGAAGATGGCCGACGCCGAACTCGACGAGGAGTTGTCGACGACGATCGAACTCGACGACTGA
- a CDS encoding phospholipase D-like domain-containing protein: protein MFRRVVRSLVAVLVVASLWAGPAAGIGAASSSTDPSIVELLPNPVAPEDAGEYVRIRVPAGNWTVDDDESTVTVRVTSAETLLLTSHPESIVDVPPGRVVADGLSLSNAGERVVLRRGGSNGTVVDSVTYGRAPEGERWLSETDPPWRPVGFEPRDPVSLGRVDTTAFVLPDDPATPLEPIDQAQERILLAGYTFASERVTRGLVAANDRGVTVRVLVDGAPVGGISTRQARLLDRLVAADIEVRVVAGPHARVRYHHAKYVVADETAVVLTENWKPSGVGGASSRGWGVTLRSPRAADGVATVFETDAGWRDARLWSTFRAGRSFTETETTTGEYPSRHPAVDAEATDVTLLTAPGNAEAGVVSVVDDADRRVDVIQPTVRPGPLLVSTRRAAERGVQVRLLLSGAWYVVDENEALVATLNRWSDQQGVPFEARVADPAGRYGKIHAKGVVADDVAVVGSLNWNPTSATENREVVVAVESETVAEYYREVFEGDWTADGGADGTGAVPPLLGAVAVAAAAAVVVLGWRRIEFDDTVGRSSDGDGDDRGPIG, encoded by the coding sequence GTGTTCCGCCGAGTCGTCCGGTCGCTGGTAGCGGTGCTGGTAGTCGCGTCGCTGTGGGCAGGTCCAGCGGCCGGTATCGGCGCGGCGTCGTCGTCGACCGACCCGAGTATCGTCGAACTCCTCCCCAACCCCGTCGCGCCCGAGGACGCCGGCGAGTACGTCCGCATTCGCGTCCCCGCCGGAAACTGGACCGTCGACGACGACGAGTCGACGGTGACCGTCCGCGTCACCTCAGCCGAGACGTTGCTCCTGACGAGCCATCCCGAGTCGATAGTCGACGTACCACCGGGAAGGGTCGTCGCCGACGGCCTCTCGCTGTCGAACGCGGGCGAACGCGTCGTTCTCCGGCGCGGCGGTTCGAACGGGACTGTCGTAGATAGCGTCACGTACGGTCGCGCTCCCGAGGGAGAGCGGTGGCTCTCTGAGACCGACCCGCCGTGGCGACCCGTCGGCTTCGAGCCGCGGGACCCGGTTTCGCTCGGCCGCGTCGACACGACGGCGTTCGTCCTCCCCGACGATCCGGCGACCCCACTGGAACCGATCGACCAAGCCCAAGAGCGGATCCTCCTCGCGGGGTACACGTTCGCCTCCGAGCGAGTCACCCGCGGACTCGTCGCAGCCAACGACCGCGGCGTCACGGTTCGTGTTCTCGTCGACGGCGCACCGGTCGGCGGCATCAGTACCCGACAGGCGCGGCTGCTCGACCGCCTCGTTGCGGCGGACATCGAGGTCCGAGTCGTCGCCGGGCCGCACGCTCGCGTCCGGTATCACCACGCAAAGTACGTCGTCGCCGACGAGACGGCAGTCGTGTTGACCGAGAACTGGAAGCCGAGCGGCGTCGGCGGCGCGAGCAGTCGCGGGTGGGGCGTGACGCTGCGGTCGCCACGGGCGGCAGACGGGGTCGCGACAGTGTTCGAGACGGACGCGGGGTGGCGAGACGCCCGCCTGTGGAGTACGTTCCGGGCTGGACGGTCGTTCACCGAGACCGAGACGACGACGGGAGAGTACCCGAGTCGCCACCCCGCAGTCGACGCCGAGGCGACCGACGTGACGCTGTTGACCGCACCAGGCAACGCGGAGGCGGGCGTCGTCTCCGTCGTCGACGACGCGGACCGGCGGGTGGACGTGATTCAGCCGACGGTTCGACCGGGACCGTTGCTCGTGTCGACCCGGCGCGCGGCCGAGCGTGGCGTCCAAGTGCGTCTGCTGCTCTCGGGCGCGTGGTACGTCGTCGACGAGAACGAGGCGCTGGTGGCGACGCTGAACCGGTGGAGCGACCAGCAGGGAGTCCCGTTCGAGGCACGCGTCGCCGACCCCGCAGGTCGCTACGGCAAGATACACGCGAAGGGCGTCGTCGCCGACGACGTGGCCGTCGTCGGGTCGCTCAACTGGAACCCGACGAGTGCGACCGAGAACCGCGAGGTAGTCGTCGCCGTCGAGAGCGAGACGGTCGCGGAGTACTACCGCGAGGTGTTCGAGGGCGACTGGACTGCCGACGGTGGAGCAGACGGGACCGGAGCCGTGCCTCCGCTACTCGGCGCTGTCGCGGTCGCGGCGGCGGCCGCGGTCGTCGTCCTCGGCTGGCGCCGTATCGAGTTCGACGACACTGTCGGTCGATCAAGCGATGGAGACGGCGACGACCGTGGACCGATCGGGTGA
- a CDS encoding HEAT repeat domain-containing protein produces MSDDDPAEESGDAEEAEETELVPEVSAEDLEARLDEAAEALEAAETEADLDDVEADLDDIEADLERADLPEPDEDDEDADDPREELESRLSDLRDDLETQRGPYAADVVDDVEGVQGTLRDTRWTEAGEADLPGVVDAFFADAGEALDAEVSRDGDDDPESLADSLDTVTEAIEDAALDADEDADTIASLLEATDALETGVDDAEEWDDLETHEKLQAQGFYDVLGHYKDFPPELSALKEHEQRGNVEMVLLALDSLQSDFMEEHCLDALTRMGDQGAFEAMHQRAQKRDQPAIRALGKMAAEDAVETLVEYVDSDSNPTLQKVTFKALGEIGHADAVQPLANKLAMDDDEVRPYAARALGLIGDTRAVEPLADAAADDESDSVRAAALWALRQIGTEEALEAAAEHADDRVFIVQTEGEKARDELGADAEEAAA; encoded by the coding sequence ATGAGCGACGACGACCCGGCCGAGGAGTCGGGCGACGCCGAGGAAGCCGAGGAGACGGAACTCGTCCCCGAGGTGTCCGCCGAGGACCTCGAGGCTCGGTTGGACGAGGCCGCCGAGGCGCTTGAGGCCGCCGAGACCGAGGCGGACCTCGACGACGTGGAGGCGGACCTCGACGATATCGAGGCCGACCTCGAACGCGCCGACCTGCCCGAACCAGACGAGGACGACGAGGACGCCGACGACCCCCGAGAGGAACTGGAGTCGCGGCTCTCGGACCTCCGGGACGACCTCGAAACACAGCGCGGTCCCTACGCCGCCGACGTCGTCGACGACGTCGAGGGTGTACAGGGGACGCTCCGCGACACTCGCTGGACGGAGGCCGGCGAGGCTGACCTCCCCGGCGTCGTGGACGCGTTCTTCGCCGACGCGGGCGAGGCGCTCGACGCGGAGGTCTCGCGCGACGGTGACGACGACCCCGAGTCGCTGGCCGACTCGCTGGACACCGTCACCGAGGCAATCGAGGACGCTGCCCTCGACGCCGACGAGGACGCCGACACCATCGCCTCCCTGCTCGAAGCGACCGACGCGCTGGAGACCGGCGTCGACGACGCCGAGGAGTGGGACGATCTGGAGACCCACGAGAAGTTGCAGGCACAGGGCTTCTACGACGTGCTCGGTCACTACAAGGACTTCCCGCCGGAGCTGTCGGCGCTGAAGGAACACGAGCAACGGGGCAACGTCGAGATGGTGTTGCTCGCGCTCGACTCCCTGCAGTCCGACTTTATGGAAGAGCACTGTCTCGATGCGCTCACGCGGATGGGCGACCAGGGCGCGTTCGAGGCGATGCACCAGCGAGCACAGAAGCGTGACCAGCCAGCCATCCGTGCGCTCGGGAAGATGGCTGCCGAAGACGCTGTCGAGACGCTGGTGGAGTACGTCGACTCCGACTCCAACCCGACCCTGCAGAAGGTGACGTTCAAAGCGCTCGGCGAAATCGGCCACGCAGACGCCGTCCAACCGCTCGCGAACAAACTCGCGATGGACGACGACGAGGTTCGCCCGTACGCCGCCCGTGCGCTCGGCCTCATCGGCGACACCCGCGCGGTCGAGCCACTGGCCGACGCCGCCGCAGACGACGAGTCCGACTCCGTCCGCGCGGCCGCGCTGTGGGCGCTTCGACAGATCGGAACCGAGGAAGCGCTGGAGGCGGCCGCCGAACACGCCGACGACCGCGTGTTCATCGTCCAGACGGAAGGCGAGAAGGCGCGCGACGAACTCGGCGCAGACGCCGAGGAAGCGGCAGCGTAA
- the dpsA gene encoding DNA starvation/stationary phase protection protein DpsA yields the protein MSTHKRVLKSAGEVSGSEALRMDAEKAEQVVDALNTDLAATYVLYHQLKKHHWNVEGAEFRDLHLFLGEAAEHAEAFADELAERVQALGGVPHASAATLEAGAPVEPEDEDVYDIRTSLENDMEMYGDIIEMLREHVALADNLGDPATGELLRQNIVQVEKDAHHIEHYLEDDTLVFEGAMQ from the coding sequence ATGAGTACTCACAAGCGCGTGCTGAAGTCGGCAGGTGAGGTATCGGGATCGGAGGCGCTCCGAATGGACGCCGAGAAGGCCGAACAGGTCGTCGACGCACTCAACACCGACTTGGCGGCGACGTACGTCCTCTACCACCAGTTGAAGAAACACCACTGGAACGTCGAGGGTGCGGAGTTCCGCGACCTCCACCTGTTCCTCGGAGAGGCGGCCGAACACGCCGAGGCGTTCGCCGACGAACTGGCCGAACGGGTCCAGGCGCTCGGGGGCGTGCCGCACGCCTCCGCCGCGACGCTGGAAGCCGGAGCGCCGGTCGAACCGGAGGACGAGGACGTGTACGACATTCGAACCTCGTTGGAGAACGATATGGAGATGTACGGCGACATCATCGAGATGCTCCGCGAACACGTCGCACTCGCGGACAACCTCGGCGACCCTGCCACGGGTGAACTGCTCCGGCAGAACATCGTCCAGGTGGAAAAAGACGCCCACCACATCGAGCACTACCTCGAAGACGACACGCTCGTCTTCGAGGGCGCGATGCAGTAA
- a CDS encoding NADH:flavin oxidoreductase/NADH oxidase yields MVDHLFSPLTLRGTEIPNRVFVSPMCQYSSTDGMANDWHLVHLGSRAVGGAGLVMSEATAVSPEGRITPNDLGIWSDDHAEALAPTTDFIRSQGSVPAIQLAHAGRKASTARPWEGGDPISPEDGGWVVDAPSGPYPRDGDEQPTNSLSIDEIRSVVDDFAAAAERALDAGFEVAEVHAAHGYLLHEFLSPVANDRDDEYGGSFENRTRLLREVTEAVREVWPDDKPVFVRISATDWIDDEESWDVDQSARLAPILAAAGADLLDVSSGGISPAQEVPYAGPNYQLAYAEAIREHVEEVGADIAVATVGGITEPKQAEAIVGNDRADAVLMAREFLRSPYWPLHAAHELDADVEWPVQYRRAKPR; encoded by the coding sequence ATGGTCGATCATCTGTTCTCGCCGCTCACGCTGCGAGGAACCGAGATACCCAACCGCGTGTTCGTCTCTCCGATGTGTCAGTACTCTTCGACCGACGGGATGGCCAACGACTGGCATCTCGTCCACCTCGGGTCGCGCGCCGTCGGCGGCGCGGGCCTTGTGATGTCGGAGGCGACGGCCGTCTCGCCGGAGGGGCGCATCACGCCCAACGACCTGGGAATCTGGTCGGACGACCACGCGGAGGCGCTCGCGCCCACCACCGACTTCATCCGCTCGCAGGGATCTGTCCCGGCGATCCAACTCGCCCACGCCGGGCGGAAAGCGTCGACCGCGCGACCGTGGGAGGGCGGCGACCCCATCTCGCCCGAAGACGGTGGCTGGGTGGTCGACGCCCCCTCGGGTCCGTACCCCCGCGACGGCGACGAACAGCCGACGAACAGCCTCTCGATCGACGAGATTCGGAGCGTGGTCGATGACTTCGCGGCCGCCGCTGAGCGCGCACTCGACGCTGGGTTCGAGGTCGCGGAGGTGCACGCGGCCCACGGCTACCTGCTCCACGAGTTCCTCTCGCCGGTCGCCAACGACCGTGACGACGAGTACGGCGGTTCCTTCGAGAACCGCACGCGACTGCTCCGCGAGGTGACTGAGGCCGTCCGCGAGGTGTGGCCCGACGACAAGCCGGTGTTCGTCCGCATCTCCGCGACCGATTGGATCGACGACGAGGAATCGTGGGACGTCGACCAGTCGGCACGGCTTGCACCAATCCTCGCAGCGGCGGGTGCGGACCTCCTCGACGTGAGTTCCGGCGGTATCTCGCCCGCACAGGAGGTTCCCTACGCCGGGCCGAACTACCAACTCGCGTACGCGGAGGCCATCCGCGAACACGTCGAGGAAGTTGGCGCGGACATCGCGGTCGCCACCGTCGGCGGTATCACCGAGCCGAAACAGGCGGAAGCCATCGTCGGCAACGACCGCGCGGACGCCGTGTTGATGGCGCGGGAGTTCCTGCGCTCGCCGTACTGGCCCCTGCACGCCGCCCACGAACTCGACGCCGACGTGGAGTGGCCGGTGCAGTACCGTCGTGCGAAGCCGCGCTGA
- a CDS encoding SHOCT domain-containing protein has protein sequence MSTRSATDRLIVFALVALAALLLLPALFVGFGMVGGGMMGGPWGGMWGANAAPGWGYVVWSLAPLLVLAFLFVGGYLLYRGVTKPERERDPAVAELRAAYARGDVDDEEFDRRLSRLRDRE, from the coding sequence ATGTCAACTCGTTCCGCAACCGACCGTCTGATCGTGTTCGCACTCGTCGCCCTCGCAGCGCTGCTACTGCTGCCCGCGTTGTTTGTGGGGTTCGGGATGGTCGGCGGCGGGATGATGGGTGGTCCGTGGGGAGGGATGTGGGGTGCGAACGCCGCTCCGGGCTGGGGCTACGTCGTCTGGTCGCTCGCACCGCTGTTGGTGCTTGCCTTCTTGTTCGTCGGCGGCTACCTGCTGTATCGCGGGGTCACCAAGCCAGAGCGCGAGCGCGATCCTGCAGTCGCGGAGTTGCGCGCGGCGTACGCTCGTGGTGACGTGGACGACGAGGAATTCGACCGTCGACTCAGTCGCCTCCGCGACCGGGAGTAG
- a CDS encoding DUF7547 family protein, with amino-acid sequence MAGPARDPTDEDLAAVVSELSETLSVLQDQLDERDRSERRARSDRRVVDDRWERRPARDAPRPPAVGELFQFTSDYTIPTVVAVLEATIEALELLQGVIDLAAPGESPERRGRRSRRDRRRGSVGRSLLSDAVADSVSRTTDRAATDAADALARLRETLTEADLPNDEESRDLVADARELSAELERRVRESRATVDRERARERQDRRSGSTDRGPVTISVDDPDTESDRQRGESTDPEKSTESGSDASEEEEGGPEVDVDAELDSIKRQMGKHDADTNDDDAQEEDTQDVDSNDDDPDVDGDDTADSDDK; translated from the coding sequence ATGGCAGGCCCCGCCCGCGACCCTACCGACGAGGACCTCGCCGCCGTCGTCTCGGAGTTGTCGGAGACGCTCTCGGTGCTCCAGGATCAACTCGACGAACGCGACCGGAGCGAGCGACGCGCCCGCTCTGACCGCCGCGTCGTCGACGACCGCTGGGAGCGACGACCCGCACGCGACGCGCCGCGGCCGCCCGCCGTGGGCGAGTTGTTCCAGTTCACCTCAGACTACACGATACCGACGGTAGTGGCGGTGTTGGAGGCGACTATCGAGGCGCTGGAACTCCTGCAGGGCGTCATCGACCTAGCCGCGCCCGGCGAGTCACCGGAGCGCCGGGGCCGACGCAGTCGACGCGACCGCCGTCGAGGTTCGGTGGGTCGGTCGTTGCTCTCGGATGCCGTCGCAGACAGCGTGAGTCGGACCACCGACCGTGCGGCGACGGATGCGGCGGACGCACTCGCTCGCCTCCGTGAGACGCTCACCGAGGCGGACCTCCCGAACGACGAAGAGAGCCGTGACCTCGTCGCCGACGCTCGTGAGTTGAGTGCGGAACTCGAACGGCGCGTGCGTGAGTCGCGTGCAACGGTCGACCGGGAGCGTGCCCGTGAGCGCCAGGACCGCCGAAGCGGTTCCACGGACCGGGGTCCCGTGACCATCAGCGTCGACGACCCCGACACCGAGTCCGACCGCCAGCGCGGTGAGTCGACCGATCCGGAGAAGTCGACCGAGAGTGGCAGCGATGCGTCCGAGGAGGAGGAAGGCGGGCCAGAGGTCGACGTCGACGCTGAACTGGACTCGATCAAACGGCAGATGGGGAAACACGACGCCGACACGAATGACGACGATGCACAGGAGGAAGACACGCAAGACGTCGACTCGAACGACGACGATCCAGATGTGGACGGTGACGACACAGCGGACAGCGACGACAAGTAA
- a CDS encoding OB-fold domain-containing protein yields MTDDGDGNPVFEAARYPDGSITYPAHPVGPDGEAPVATVDLSEYTAEVVTWTTSTATPPGVREPNHVAIVEFDVDGEPVRAIGQATTGDINIGDEVEPVYCEELRDPDTGIREAASQEWDGFQFRPVE; encoded by the coding sequence ATGACCGACGACGGCGACGGCAACCCGGTTTTCGAGGCGGCGCGCTACCCCGACGGCTCGATTACGTATCCCGCCCACCCGGTCGGTCCCGACGGCGAGGCTCCGGTGGCAACGGTCGACCTGAGCGAGTACACCGCAGAAGTCGTCACGTGGACCACGTCGACGGCGACGCCGCCGGGCGTGCGCGAACCCAACCACGTCGCTATCGTCGAGTTCGACGTGGACGGCGAACCGGTCCGAGCAATCGGCCAGGCGACGACCGGCGACATCAACATCGGCGACGAGGTCGAACCAGTGTACTGCGAGGAGTTACGCGACCCCGACACGGGTATTCGCGAGGCCGCGAGTCAGGAGTGGGACGGGTTCCAGTTCCGGCCGGTCGAATAG
- a CDS encoding thiolase domain-containing protein, translating to MQDVAIIGASMTQFGQRDAWIRELLSEAGEACLEDAGVSADAVDHLYVSNMASGEFEGQTGVPNALAHDLQAVPAYTARIDQTSSSGGAGIYAAWQSIASGVSDMTLLVGGEKMTHRTTAEATDVIASLTHPCEYKHGLTLPSFAGLTARLYLDTYDAPRESLGKVAVKNHRNGVDNPHAQFRKEVDLDTVLDSPIVADPLRLYDFCPITDGSAALLLCPVSVAEQYTDNYVRISGIGGATDTHVVHERADPTTMRGVVESSEQAYEMADLTPDDVDVAELHDMFTILEFLQFEDLGFAEKGEGWKAVDEGRTDRDGELPINTSGGLKSKGHPLGASGVAQAYEIVQQLRGEAGKRQVDADVGLACNVGGFGNCVTTAIFEGVDA from the coding sequence ATGCAAGACGTGGCAATCATCGGCGCGTCGATGACCCAGTTCGGGCAACGCGACGCGTGGATTCGCGAACTGCTCTCGGAGGCGGGGGAGGCCTGTCTGGAGGACGCAGGCGTGTCGGCCGACGCCGTCGACCACCTCTACGTCTCGAATATGGCCAGCGGCGAGTTCGAGGGACAGACGGGCGTCCCGAACGCACTCGCACACGACCTGCAGGCGGTGCCCGCGTACACCGCCCGCATCGACCAGACCTCCTCGTCGGGTGGGGCGGGCATCTACGCGGCGTGGCAGTCCATCGCCTCGGGGGTGTCCGACATGACGCTACTTGTCGGCGGCGAGAAGATGACCCACCGGACGACGGCCGAAGCGACCGACGTCATCGCGTCGCTCACGCACCCCTGCGAGTACAAACACGGCCTCACGCTCCCGAGTTTCGCTGGTCTCACCGCTCGCCTCTACCTCGACACGTACGACGCCCCGCGCGAGAGTCTCGGGAAGGTCGCGGTCAAGAACCACCGCAACGGCGTCGACAACCCGCACGCGCAGTTCCGCAAGGAGGTCGACCTCGACACCGTCCTCGACTCGCCCATCGTCGCTGACCCGCTTCGGCTGTACGACTTCTGCCCCATCACCGACGGCTCTGCGGCACTCCTGTTGTGTCCCGTTTCCGTCGCCGAGCAGTACACGGACAACTACGTCCGCATTTCGGGCATCGGCGGCGCGACCGACACCCACGTCGTCCACGAACGCGCCGACCCGACGACGATGCGCGGCGTCGTCGAGTCGAGCGAACAGGCGTACGAGATGGCCGACCTGACGCCCGACGACGTCGACGTGGCAGAACTGCACGACATGTTCACCATCCTCGAGTTCCTGCAGTTCGAAGACCTCGGCTTCGCGGAGAAAGGCGAGGGCTGGAAGGCCGTCGACGAGGGGCGCACCGACCGCGACGGCGAGTTACCGATCAACACCTCCGGTGGGCTGAAGTCGAAGGGCCACCCGCTGGGTGCCTCGGGCGTCGCGCAGGCGTACGAAATCGTCCAGCAACTCCGCGGCGAGGCGGGGAAGCGACAGGTCGACGCGGACGTCGGCCTCGCGTGTAACGTGGGTGGGTTCGGGAACTGCGTTACCACCGCCATCTTCGAGGGGGTGGACGCATGA
- a CDS encoding DUF7548 family protein has protein sequence MADYFGVPLSPPAPLANKRGSVATWLPSVGSAGVKWSPLGRSDMNVADAATTAGIAACGALLLVLAAPFLLIADPGTGLTVYYASGTLGVSGVAFLAVLLVVVFLSGRQQRRDPSIIAGVALVAAVALLALAVTWAVAVDVQNLFSFPASASWITWHRWVVVAVAVLVPASAGAYARAVL, from the coding sequence GTGGCCGATTACTTCGGCGTTCCCCTTTCTCCGCCCGCGCCGCTGGCGAACAAACGTGGTTCTGTGGCGACGTGGCTCCCGTCGGTCGGATCGGCGGGCGTTAAGTGGTCGCCGCTCGGACGGTCCGATATGAACGTCGCCGACGCCGCGACGACGGCCGGTATCGCCGCCTGCGGGGCCCTCCTGCTCGTGTTGGCTGCGCCGTTCCTGCTCATCGCCGACCCCGGAACGGGACTGACCGTGTACTACGCGTCCGGGACGCTCGGCGTCAGCGGAGTCGCCTTCCTCGCGGTGTTGCTCGTCGTCGTGTTCCTCTCCGGGAGGCAACAGCGACGCGACCCGAGTATCATCGCCGGTGTCGCCCTCGTGGCCGCCGTCGCCCTCCTCGCACTCGCTGTGACGTGGGCCGTCGCCGTCGACGTACAGAACCTCTTCTCGTTCCCAGCCTCCGCGAGTTGGATCACGTGGCATCGGTGGGTCGTCGTCGCCGTCGCGGTGCTCGTCCCCGCCAGCGCCGGTGCGTACGCGCGGGCCGTGCTGTGA
- a CDS encoding DUF7111 family protein, with protein MSDSDADDVTATYDESEAERLVTFERSGTRATVAQNVEGYAMLKVRAGGPDGDELERYYGFDMALDHVAELLGVAVHDLPVPEAASDMGM; from the coding sequence ATGAGCGACAGCGACGCTGACGATGTGACGGCGACGTACGACGAGAGCGAGGCCGAGCGACTGGTGACGTTCGAGCGTTCGGGCACTCGTGCGACGGTCGCACAGAACGTCGAGGGGTACGCGATGTTGAAGGTCCGAGCGGGCGGTCCCGACGGCGACGAACTCGAACGCTACTACGGGTTCGACATGGCGCTGGACCACGTCGCGGAACTTCTCGGCGTCGCAGTCCACGACCTGCCGGTCCCAGAGGCCGCGTCAGACATGGGGATGTGA